In one Perca fluviatilis chromosome 7, GENO_Pfluv_1.0, whole genome shotgun sequence genomic region, the following are encoded:
- the arl4aa gene encoding ADP-ribosylation factor-like 4aa, with amino-acid sequence MGNGLSEQPSFLSNVPFFQSFHIAILGLDSAGKTTVLYRLQFNEFVNTVPTKGFNAEKVKVSLGSHRTVTFHFWDVGGQEKLRPLWKSYTRCTDGIIFVVDSVDAERMEEAKTELHKIAKTTENQGVPLLVVANKQDLRHSLGLAEIEKVLSLKELGPATPWHLQPTCAIIGDGLREGLDRLHDMILKRRKVLRQQKKKR; translated from the coding sequence ATGGGGAATGGATTGTCAGAACAACCTAGCTTCCTCTCCAACGTCCCGTTCTTCCAGTCGTTTCACATCGCCATCCTCGGCCTGGACTCCGCAGGGAAGACCACCGTTCTGTACAGACTGCAGTTCAATGAGTTTGTGAACACGGTGCCCACCAAAGGTTTTAACGCGGAGAAGGTGAAAGTGTCTCTGGGCAGCCACAGGACtgtgacgttccacttctgggacgTCGGTGGCCAGGAAAAGCTACGCCCCCTGTGGAAGTCGTACACACGATGCACGGACGGCATCATATTTGTGGTGGACTCCGTGGATGCAGAGCGCATGGAGGAGGCCAAGACTGAGCTCCACAAAATCGCCAAGACCACTGAAAACCAGGGGGTACCCCTGCTGGTGGTAGCCAACAAACAGGACTTGAGACACTCTTTGGGACTTGCTGAAATTGAGAAAGTTCTGTCACTGAAAGAACTTGGCCCTGCAACTCCCTGGCACCTGCAGCCAACCTGCGCTATCATAGGCGATGGACTCCGGGAGGGTCTGGACAGACTCCATGACATGATCCTTAAAAGGAGAAAGGTGCTGCGGCAGCAGAAGAAAAAGAGATAA